The Nitrospirota bacterium genome contains a region encoding:
- a CDS encoding NAD(P)/FAD-dependent oxidoreductase: MSIHDGRHDIAVIGAGAAGLAAAIFAAEAAVKGDRPRRIVLFDGAKTIGAKILLSGGGRCNVTHDVVTATDYFGKRHIIRNVLAAFTVEQTISWFASLGVELKREETGKLFPVTDKARTILSTLVTRCHELGVTLLPDHRVTSVESPTESGFVLQHSHGTLHAGRVILATGGRSIPKSGSDGFGYNLARRLGHSVTATAPALVPLVLAGTMFHKALSGLSQEVELTTMVQRRKVDQRIGSLLWTHFGISGPVAMDASRFWTLGQETGESPALYGNFFPGATQDHAKQWFMGQAAGTPRRSLVKTLAQRVSERFAEALCIHIECDPQKAIAQLPRNDRDRLIEALSKFHFPVERDRGWNYAEVTAGGVPLEEISFRTMESKLTPGLYLIGEILDCDGRIGGFNFQWAWTTGWLAGHAAAKNMPADI; encoded by the coding sequence ATGTCTATCCATGATGGTAGGCATGACATTGCGGTAATCGGTGCGGGGGCCGCCGGGCTGGCGGCCGCGATTTTCGCAGCTGAAGCAGCTGTAAAGGGTGATCGCCCGAGGAGAATTGTGCTGTTCGATGGCGCAAAGACCATCGGGGCCAAGATTCTTCTATCCGGCGGCGGTCGCTGTAATGTCACCCACGATGTTGTGACCGCCACCGACTATTTCGGCAAGCGCCATATCATCAGGAATGTGCTGGCAGCCTTCACTGTCGAGCAAACAATCAGCTGGTTTGCCTCACTAGGGGTCGAGCTCAAACGCGAAGAGACCGGCAAGCTCTTCCCCGTCACTGACAAGGCGCGAACCATCCTCAGTACCCTTGTCACCCGTTGTCACGAGCTAGGTGTTACCCTTCTACCTGATCATCGCGTGACAAGCGTGGAATCGCCTACAGAGTCTGGATTTGTCCTGCAACACAGCCACGGAACGCTGCACGCGGGGCGCGTCATCCTGGCGACTGGAGGCCGATCGATTCCCAAGTCTGGGAGTGACGGTTTCGGGTACAATCTTGCTCGGCGCCTTGGCCATTCAGTAACAGCTACTGCCCCGGCACTCGTCCCTCTGGTGCTCGCGGGCACGATGTTCCACAAGGCGCTCTCCGGCCTCTCACAAGAGGTCGAATTGACGACGATGGTGCAGAGGCGCAAAGTCGATCAGCGGATAGGAAGTTTGCTCTGGACGCACTTTGGCATCAGTGGCCCAGTAGCTATGGACGCAAGCCGCTTTTGGACATTAGGGCAAGAAACTGGTGAGAGCCCAGCCCTCTATGGCAATTTTTTTCCAGGCGCGACGCAGGACCACGCGAAGCAGTGGTTCATGGGTCAAGCAGCCGGTACCCCTCGACGATCCCTTGTCAAGACTCTCGCGCAACGAGTTTCGGAGCGGTTTGCCGAGGCGCTCTGCATTCATATCGAATGCGATCCGCAGAAGGCCATTGCGCAACTGCCCCGGAATGATCGAGATCGACTGATCGAGGCACTCTCAAAGTTCCATTTTCCGGTGGAACGAGATCGCGGCTGGAACTATGCAGAAGTGACGGCAGGGGGAGTCCCTCTCGAAGAGATCAGTTTCAGGACGATGGAATCCAAGCTGACCCCGGGCCTCTATCTGATCGGCGAGATTCTCGACTGCGACGGCCGGATCGGCGGCTTCAATTTCCAATGGGCGTGGACGACAGGATGGCTCGCAGGACATGCAGCTGCCAAGAATATGCCGGCAGACATCTAG
- the xth gene encoding exodeoxyribonuclease III: MKIATFNVNSLRKRLPIVLGWLAQQTPDVLCLQETKVQDSEFPLLALAESGYEITYRGMKSYNGVAILSRKKPESVAYGFDDGGESEDARILRVIIKGIPIINTYVPQGFEIDSPKYQYKLGWYDRLRKYFEKHVPPNKPAIWCGDMNVAPRPIDVHSPEKHLKHVCYHEDARRAYERTLAWGFQDVFVKLYPDRQQYTFWDYRAPGSLEANKGWRIDHILATAPLAEKCQRVDVDIEPRRAKDPSDHTFLWAEFSV, translated from the coding sequence ATGAAAATCGCTACCTTCAACGTCAATTCACTCCGAAAACGTCTGCCGATCGTGCTGGGTTGGCTTGCCCAGCAGACGCCCGATGTGCTCTGTCTTCAGGAAACCAAGGTCCAGGACAGCGAATTTCCGCTGTTGGCATTGGCCGAATCTGGGTACGAAATCACGTATCGAGGAATGAAGTCGTATAACGGCGTCGCGATATTGAGCCGGAAGAAACCGGAGTCGGTGGCATACGGGTTTGACGATGGAGGTGAATCGGAGGATGCGCGGATCCTGCGTGTGATAATCAAGGGGATTCCCATCATCAATACCTACGTGCCGCAGGGCTTCGAGATAGACTCACCAAAGTATCAATACAAGCTCGGCTGGTATGATCGACTGCGCAAATATTTCGAGAAGCACGTGCCCCCGAACAAACCAGCTATCTGGTGCGGTGACATGAATGTGGCTCCTCGGCCGATTGACGTGCACAGTCCCGAGAAACACCTCAAGCACGTCTGCTATCACGAGGATGCGCGCCGGGCCTATGAGCGGACATTGGCGTGGGGATTTCAGGACGTGTTTGTGAAGCTCTATCCCGATCGACAACAGTATACATTTTGGGATTATCGGGCGCCTGGCTCGCTAGAAGCAAATAAAGGCTGGCGCATCGACCATATTCTGGCAACGGCCCCACTGGCAGAGAAATGTCAAAGGGTAGACGTGGACATCGAGCCGCGGCGAGCGAAAGACCCCTCAGATCACACATTCTTATGGGCGGAGTTTTCGGTCTAA
- the dapB gene encoding 4-hydroxy-tetrahydrodipicolinate reductase — MINVIVAGAAGRMGCRLVALIRDSTTLTLSGAIEGKGHRSMGSDAGETAGCGHAGIPITDDFVALLEKGEVVIDFSSPEATIHHLRATAKHRRATVIGTTGFSTPQLQEITALASQAPCVLSPNMSVGINLIYKVIGEMAKTLGNEYDIEVIEAHHRHKKDAPSGTALKMAEVLAKAVGRDLNQVGVYARKGLVGERKQNEIGIQTIRAGDIVGDHTILFGGIGERIEVTHRASSRDTFAGGALRAAQWVVRQPPGLYDMMDVLGLR; from the coding sequence ATGATCAACGTCATCGTTGCAGGGGCTGCTGGTCGCATGGGCTGTCGGCTGGTTGCCCTAATTAGGGACTCGACCACCTTGACGTTGTCCGGTGCAATCGAAGGGAAAGGCCATCGCTCGATGGGCAGCGACGCAGGAGAGACAGCGGGCTGCGGACATGCAGGTATTCCGATCACCGACGATTTTGTGGCGCTTCTTGAAAAAGGCGAGGTCGTCATCGATTTCTCTTCTCCAGAAGCGACAATCCATCACTTACGCGCAACGGCAAAACATCGACGAGCCACGGTGATCGGCACAACGGGGTTTTCCACCCCCCAACTCCAAGAAATTACAGCTCTTGCGTCCCAAGCTCCCTGCGTGCTGTCGCCCAACATGAGCGTAGGCATCAATCTTATCTACAAGGTCATTGGCGAGATGGCAAAAACTCTGGGGAACGAATACGACATCGAGGTGATTGAGGCGCATCATCGTCACAAAAAGGATGCGCCGAGCGGAACGGCGCTTAAGATGGCAGAAGTCCTGGCAAAGGCTGTAGGCCGCGACCTGAATCAGGTCGGCGTCTATGCCAGAAAAGGTCTGGTCGGGGAACGGAAACAGAACGAGATCGGGATACAAACAATCCGTGCCGGCGACATTGTCGGCGACCACACAATTCTTTTCGGCGGAATAGGCGAACGGATAGAAGTGACACATCGAGCAAGTAGTAGAGATACCTTCGCAGGGGGCGCTTTACGTGCCGCCCAGTGGGTGGTCCGGCAACCTCCAGGCCTGTACGACATGATGGACGTGCTGGGTCTCCGATAG
- a CDS encoding 4-hydroxy-tetrahydrodipicolinate synthase, translated as MFIGTLTAIVTPFRNGKLDEQAFGDLIEWQIANGTNGIVPCGTTGESATLTHQEHHRVVELTVEVVNRRIPVIAGTGSNSTAEAVSLTKHAKQAGADGALIITPYYNKPMQEGLYRHYKALAESVDLPQILYNIPGRTGVNMLPSTVARLCGLQNIVGIKEGSGSVQQASEIVSTCGDRITVLAGDDALTLPMMAVGGKGVISVTSNIVPSQMAQLVQAFLSSRIDEARRIHSALSPLFNALFYETNPIPVKTALGLMGKIDPELRLPLCAMATETKDKLTRVLKDAGLI; from the coding sequence ATGTTTATAGGTACTTTAACCGCCATTGTGACTCCTTTCCGCAATGGCAAACTGGACGAGCAAGCCTTCGGCGACCTCATAGAATGGCAAATCGCCAACGGGACGAACGGGATTGTGCCCTGCGGCACCACAGGTGAATCTGCCACCCTCACGCACCAGGAGCACCACCGCGTAGTCGAGCTGACCGTTGAGGTGGTCAACCGACGCATCCCTGTCATTGCAGGAACCGGGTCCAACAGCACTGCCGAAGCCGTGTCTCTCACGAAACATGCGAAGCAGGCAGGAGCCGATGGGGCGCTGATCATTACTCCCTATTACAACAAGCCGATGCAAGAGGGACTGTACCGACATTACAAGGCACTCGCGGAGTCCGTGGACCTTCCACAGATTTTGTATAACATTCCCGGACGTACCGGCGTGAACATGTTGCCGTCCACTGTCGCGAGGCTCTGCGGGTTACAGAACATCGTCGGGATCAAAGAAGGGAGCGGGTCAGTCCAGCAAGCCTCCGAGATAGTGAGTACGTGCGGCGACCGGATAACGGTCCTGGCGGGAGATGATGCTCTCACGTTGCCCATGATGGCAGTCGGAGGGAAGGGTGTCATTAGCGTGACGTCAAACATCGTCCCGTCCCAAATGGCTCAATTGGTCCAGGCATTTTTAAGCAGCCGTATTGACGAGGCTCGGCGGATTCATTCTGCTTTGTCGCCGTTGTTCAACGCCCTATTTTACGAGACCAATCCAATCCCTGTGAAAACTGCGTTAGGCCTGATGGGGAAGATCGACCCGGAGCTGCGTCTTCCGCTTTGTGCCATGGCAACTGAGACAAAGGACAAGCTTACTCGGGTCTTAAAAGACGCAGGCCTCATTTAA
- the fsa gene encoding fructose-6-phosphate aldolase translates to MKFFLDTANVKEIQDAASLGLLDGVTTNPSLVAKEGRSFKEMLVEICNIVDGPISAEVVSLEADAMVKEGKGLAKIHKNIVVKVPLIAEGLKATKRLASEGIKVNVTLCFSPTQALLAAKAGAWCVSPFIGRLDDISSNGMELIRQILTIYRNYDYKTLVLVASVRHPQHVVEAALAGGHICTMPFSIFQQMVKHPLTDIGLKKFLADWEAQAKK, encoded by the coding sequence ATGAAATTCTTTCTTGATACTGCCAACGTCAAAGAAATTCAGGATGCAGCCAGCCTCGGACTTCTGGATGGAGTGACGACAAACCCGTCGCTCGTCGCCAAGGAAGGGCGCAGTTTTAAGGAAATGCTCGTCGAGATCTGCAACATCGTGGACGGGCCGATTAGCGCGGAAGTCGTCAGCCTCGAAGCCGATGCCATGGTGAAGGAAGGGAAGGGGCTTGCGAAGATCCACAAGAACATCGTCGTGAAGGTGCCGTTGATTGCGGAGGGATTGAAGGCAACCAAGAGATTGGCCTCCGAAGGTATCAAGGTGAACGTCACGTTGTGCTTTTCTCCGACCCAGGCACTCCTGGCGGCAAAAGCTGGCGCCTGGTGCGTGTCACCCTTCATCGGTCGACTCGACGACATCAGTTCGAACGGGATGGAACTGATCCGACAGATCCTGACCATCTATCGCAATTATGACTATAAAACCCTGGTGCTGGTGGCCAGCGTTCGTCATCCTCAGCACGTGGTCGAGGCTGCGCTAGCCGGTGGGCATATCTGTACGATGCCCTTCTCGATTTTTCAGCAGATGGTAAAACACCCGCTGACGGACATCGGACTGAAGAAGTTCCTTGCAGACTGGGAAGCTCAGGCCAAAAAGTAG
- a CDS encoding uracil-DNA glycosylase gives MGALALLNDRITHCTLCPRLVVYREAIAARKRRQFENWTYWGRPVPGFGDPHARLYVLGLAPAAHGGNRTGRVFTGDRSGDWLYDALHRFGFANQPGSHHRGDGLELSDCYVGATVRCAPPDNKPNPEEFTACRSYLREEIGLLQNTRVVVALGKIAFDHYLKACRDEGRRLPSPLPKFSHGMVQVLPWNTTLIGSYHPSQQNTFTGKLTKPMFHQIFATARQRLAESEPRRGRR, from the coding sequence ATGGGTGCGCTGGCCCTCCTCAATGATCGCATCACTCATTGCACCCTCTGTCCTCGGCTCGTCGTCTATCGAGAGGCAATTGCCGCAAGGAAACGGAGGCAGTTCGAGAACTGGACCTATTGGGGCCGTCCGGTCCCAGGATTCGGAGACCCCCACGCCAGGCTCTACGTGCTGGGGCTCGCGCCGGCAGCTCACGGTGGTAACAGAACCGGACGAGTGTTTACAGGTGATCGGAGCGGGGACTGGCTATATGATGCTCTACATCGATTTGGCTTTGCCAACCAACCAGGCTCACACCACAGGGGTGATGGGTTAGAGTTGTCAGATTGTTACGTCGGCGCCACAGTCCGTTGTGCACCGCCGGACAACAAGCCCAACCCTGAAGAATTCACGGCCTGTCGATCCTATCTGCGTGAAGAGATAGGGCTATTACAGAACACCAGAGTGGTAGTGGCGCTGGGCAAGATCGCATTCGATCACTATTTGAAAGCCTGCCGGGATGAGGGGAGGCGACTTCCCTCGCCCCTTCCGAAGTTTTCCCATGGAATGGTCCAGGTCTTACCCTGGAACACGACACTAATCGGTTCCTACCATCCAAGCCAGCAAAACACCTTCACCGGCAAACTGACCAAGCCGATGTTCCACCAAATATTTGCGACGGCACGGCAACGGCTTGCCGAGTCTGAGCCTAGACGAGGGCGGCGATAG
- a CDS encoding lytic transglycosylase domain-containing protein — protein sequence MTTWLRRILVLSGLCVMMALPIAGAAQHPLEHSDAKETALRSGPNVEPDRELNLLDSLENPNESEGRLVILPEIKREGERYFLSSFKLPDKLTFAGQPVPLDNWQVRERIEYEFYQFLEDQGESIILAKRTGRCFPPAEKQLAEAGLPDDLKYMLLVESKCVAAAYSKAKASGPWQFIPSTGRRYSLKSDAVRDERRNLEMSTEAAVKYLKYLKDFKENDWFMAMASYNAGEERVRKLLKEQKITDYWKMHGPRETMRYVPRIIAAKEIYSQPEKYLGLSKKDLYMPMETETVTVTVKEPQRALTSIAEEFGSYFLELKMLNPEFKRDALPRGTYQIKVPRQTCPTRCFVQDKIP from the coding sequence ATGACAACGTGGCTTCGGCGAATACTGGTGCTCAGTGGGCTGTGTGTAATGATGGCACTTCCGATAGCAGGAGCAGCCCAGCATCCGTTAGAACATTCCGACGCGAAAGAGACTGCGCTTCGATCCGGACCCAATGTAGAACCGGATCGAGAATTGAATCTTCTCGATTCGCTTGAGAATCCCAATGAGTCTGAGGGTCGCCTGGTTATTCTTCCAGAAATCAAGCGAGAAGGAGAGCGCTACTTCCTTAGCTCATTCAAGCTGCCTGACAAGCTGACCTTCGCCGGTCAACCAGTCCCGCTTGATAACTGGCAGGTACGTGAACGCATCGAATACGAGTTCTATCAATTTTTGGAAGACCAGGGTGAAAGTATCATTCTCGCCAAACGGACCGGGCGTTGTTTCCCTCCCGCCGAGAAGCAGTTGGCGGAAGCGGGGTTGCCGGATGATCTCAAATATATGCTGCTGGTGGAGAGTAAGTGCGTGGCCGCTGCTTATTCCAAGGCGAAAGCGTCAGGGCCGTGGCAGTTCATTCCTTCAACCGGACGACGCTACAGCCTCAAGAGCGATGCTGTGCGGGACGAACGACGCAACTTGGAAATGTCCACTGAGGCGGCAGTCAAGTATCTCAAGTATCTCAAAGACTTCAAGGAGAACGATTGGTTTATGGCCATGGCATCATATAATGCCGGCGAAGAACGGGTGCGCAAACTCCTCAAGGAACAAAAAATCACCGACTATTGGAAGATGCACGGGCCACGGGAAACGATGCGCTATGTTCCGAGAATCATCGCGGCGAAAGAAATCTACTCGCAGCCGGAGAAATATTTGGGGCTCAGCAAAAAGGACCTGTACATGCCGATGGAAACAGAAACGGTCACCGTCACAGTAAAAGAGCCGCAGCGTGCCCTCACCTCAATTGCCGAGGAATTTGGGAGCTATTTCTTGGAGCTCAAGATGCTAAATCCTGAATTCAAGAGGGACGCGCTTCCACGCGGAACCTATCAGATAAAAGTTCCACGACAGACTTGTCCCACTCGCTGCTTCGTTCAAGATAAGATCCCCTAG
- a CDS encoding glycerate kinase: protein MKTLRAVGDSPGQHKVMNTAGLINSVIQIPSSPIRPLLKKLIVRGLTSVNAGRAIRRAISKHGNVLIIGRRRYDLHRYERVVVVGAGKATASMAQAVERQLGPRLDGGLVVVKHGHRLPTKRIIVAEAGHPVPDQSGQQAAARLCAIASELGRRDLLIVLLSGGASSLLPCPIPGVTLADKQRTTRELLRCGASIQEVNTVRKHLSRIKGGRLAELTKASVVTLILSDVSDDDLSAIASGPTVPDPTTYQDAKAVLKRYRIWRAVPQRVRRHLDRGCQGLVNETPKPGSSLFRRVYHCIIGNNGAAVTAVARAAREADLRTFVHTPGLTGEAREAGKRFGALAKQIARSGKPLHRPCCVVAGGETTVTVTGKGTGGRAQEFAAAAALEISGLARAWVVAIGTDGTDGPTDAAGAVVDGDTVARAQRCAIDIEDALKRHDIYPALKRLHQLITTGPTGTNVNDLYLLLLL from the coding sequence GTGAAAACGTTGCGCGCAGTGGGGGACTCACCGGGCCAACATAAGGTGATGAACACAGCGGGCCTAATCAACAGCGTGATACAGATTCCATCCTCTCCTATCCGGCCACTTCTGAAGAAACTTATCGTTCGAGGGCTGACCTCAGTCAATGCCGGTAGGGCGATCCGCCGAGCCATCTCAAAACACGGCAACGTGTTGATCATTGGCCGGCGTCGGTATGACCTGCACCGCTATGAGCGCGTGGTCGTGGTCGGGGCAGGAAAGGCAACAGCCTCGATGGCCCAAGCGGTGGAACGGCAGCTAGGGCCTCGACTCGACGGCGGATTAGTCGTAGTAAAACACGGCCATCGCCTGCCGACGAAACGTATCATCGTGGCGGAAGCCGGCCATCCAGTTCCTGATCAATCTGGTCAGCAGGCGGCAGCCAGGCTCTGTGCCATAGCCTCAGAGCTCGGCCGACGCGATCTCTTAATCGTGCTCCTATCAGGCGGTGCGTCCAGTTTGCTCCCATGTCCTATTCCAGGAGTTACGTTGGCCGACAAGCAACGGACCACAAGGGAACTGTTGCGATGCGGCGCGAGTATCCAAGAAGTGAATACCGTGAGGAAACACCTCTCCCGCATCAAAGGCGGGCGTCTCGCCGAGTTGACCAAAGCCTCTGTTGTGACGCTGATTCTATCAGATGTATCGGATGACGACCTCAGCGCCATTGCCTCGGGGCCGACAGTCCCGGACCCGACAACCTATCAAGACGCTAAGGCGGTTCTGAAACGCTATCGCATCTGGCGAGCGGTCCCTCAGCGAGTGCGTCGGCATCTCGACCGGGGATGTCAGGGGCTCGTGAACGAGACCCCGAAGCCCGGCTCTTCTCTGTTTCGCCGAGTCTATCATTGTATTATCGGAAACAACGGAGCAGCTGTCACAGCCGTGGCCCGGGCAGCCAGAGAAGCAGATCTTCGCACATTCGTTCATACCCCGGGCTTAACCGGAGAGGCCCGTGAGGCAGGGAAACGATTTGGTGCATTGGCGAAGCAGATTGCTCGCAGTGGCAAACCGTTGCACAGGCCCTGCTGTGTAGTGGCTGGTGGGGAAACCACCGTAACCGTCACTGGAAAGGGAACAGGCGGACGGGCCCAAGAATTTGCCGCAGCCGCCGCTCTGGAAATCTCTGGTCTCGCCAGGGCATGGGTTGTGGCAATCGGCACCGACGGTACCGACGGTCCGACTGACGCGGCTGGTGCTGTCGTCGATGGTGATACCGTGGCCCGTGCGCAGCGCTGTGCGATCGATATCGAGGACGCATTGAAACGCCACGACATCTACCCTGCATTGAAGAGGCTCCATCAACTCATTACCACCGGTCCAACCGGCACGAACGTCAACGATCTTTACCTCCTCCTCCTGCTCTAG
- a CDS encoding YHS domain-containing protein, with product MYRIFLAIGLLIVLYFLVRRAVTAVTKIKGRSEPDRLPPGKNHMVQDPVCLVFVPRGTAITEEIGGQTYYFCSQSCAHKFQEKLAG from the coding sequence ATGTATAGAATTTTCCTCGCTATCGGGCTTCTTATTGTACTGTACTTTCTCGTCCGGCGCGCCGTCACCGCCGTCACGAAGATCAAGGGGCGGAGCGAACCGGATCGGCTCCCTCCTGGTAAAAATCACATGGTACAGGATCCCGTCTGCCTGGTATTTGTTCCAAGGGGAACGGCAATAACGGAAGAAATCGGGGGGCAGACGTATTACTTCTGCAGCCAGTCCTGTGCACACAAGTTTCAGGAAAAGCTCGCAGGCTAA